In a single window of the Luteolibacter yonseiensis genome:
- a CDS encoding tyrosine recombinase XerC — protein MTDRDEIAFFEFQATEKSGSRRTLENYRDALAAYQKWRGDKFSGWRDEEADDFRDYLFYLMKQDFKRSTIRLRFAALRSFYKFLVLRRGMAGSPVAEVQLPKPERGLPVVLTLSQIDELLAVPLRSEPDKRSPVWLPLRDAAILELFYSCGLRISELLALDVRHVDFIGESVRVMGKGSKERIVPVGGPALNAIQRYRQEASVTSGPLFLSSRRKRITQQAVDQLLKKYLKRSNIPFAISPHKLRHSFATHLLDAGADLRSVQTLLGHASLSTTQIYTHVTKERLKQAYDTAHPRA, from the coding sequence ATGACGGACCGCGACGAGATCGCCTTTTTCGAGTTCCAAGCCACGGAGAAAAGTGGCTCGCGCCGTACGCTTGAAAACTATCGGGACGCTCTCGCCGCTTATCAGAAATGGCGGGGTGACAAGTTCTCCGGTTGGCGGGACGAGGAAGCGGACGATTTCCGCGACTATTTGTTTTACCTGATGAAGCAGGACTTCAAGCGCTCGACGATCCGGTTGAGATTCGCGGCGCTGAGATCTTTTTATAAATTCCTCGTGCTCCGCCGGGGAATGGCGGGCAGCCCGGTCGCGGAGGTGCAACTGCCGAAACCCGAACGCGGACTGCCGGTGGTGCTCACACTTTCGCAGATCGACGAGCTGCTGGCGGTGCCCCTGCGATCCGAACCGGACAAGAGATCCCCCGTCTGGCTTCCGTTGCGCGACGCGGCGATCCTCGAGCTTTTCTATTCCTGCGGCCTGCGGATTTCAGAGCTGCTGGCTCTGGATGTGAGGCACGTGGACTTCATCGGAGAGAGCGTGAGGGTCATGGGAAAAGGTTCGAAAGAGCGCATCGTTCCTGTCGGAGGACCTGCCCTGAACGCCATCCAGCGCTACCGTCAGGAAGCCTCCGTCACTTCGGGGCCGTTGTTTCTCAGCAGCCGCCGCAAGCGCATCACCCAGCAGGCGGTGGATCAGTTGCTGAAGAAATACCTGAAGCGCAGCAACATTCCCTTCGCGATCAGTCCCCACAAGCTGCGCCACAGCTTCGCCACCCATTTGCTGGATGCGGGGGCGGACCTGCGGAGCGTGCAGACACTGCTCGGGCACGCGTCGCTTTCCACGACGCAGATCTACACTCATGTGACGAAGGAGCGTCTGAAACAAGCCTACGACACCGCCCACCCCCGCGCGTGA
- a CDS encoding SGNH/GDSL hydrolase family protein: protein MKSLFLHLVKISGILGFLGLNACSNQPQLPPGPYGSHPHEEIVRRVAEKTDLAVLFIGNSYSFGVPRAFTRLAAANGRKVRTAHATYSGWTLARHAANEATLAKIRNGRWDIVVIQEHSVIPSLPAGKRDAEMLPPLRSLVTEVRKQGAVPVLYQTWGRRDGNKDVRHDDFHKMTGRLRDGYEAAAKNAGCLVVVPVGDAWEREFSAGNGAELFMPDGSHPSVFGNEVTARAFYEAFFGK from the coding sequence GTGAAATCCCTATTTCTCCATCTCGTGAAAATCAGCGGCATCCTCGGTTTTTTGGGATTAAATGCCTGCTCGAACCAACCGCAGCTCCCTCCGGGTCCTTATGGTTCCCATCCCCATGAGGAAATTGTCAGGCGGGTGGCGGAAAAAACCGACCTCGCGGTGCTCTTCATCGGAAACAGCTACAGCTTCGGCGTGCCCAGGGCGTTCACAAGACTGGCTGCCGCGAATGGCAGGAAAGTCCGGACCGCCCATGCGACCTACAGCGGATGGACGCTCGCCCGCCACGCGGCGAACGAGGCGACGCTTGCCAAGATCCGCAACGGACGCTGGGACATCGTCGTGATCCAGGAGCACAGCGTGATTCCCTCGCTGCCTGCGGGGAAACGGGATGCGGAGATGCTTCCGCCACTGCGTTCGCTGGTCACCGAGGTACGGAAACAGGGAGCGGTTCCCGTGCTCTATCAGACATGGGGCCGGAGGGACGGGAACAAGGACGTCCGTCATGATGATTTCCATAAAATGACCGGCAGGCTGCGGGATGGCTACGAGGCTGCTGCTAAAAACGCGGGCTGCCTGGTGGTGGTGCCGGTGGGGGATGCCTGGGAAAGGGAGTTTTCCGCCGGAAATGGAGCGGAGCTTTTCATGCCGGATGGCAGTCACCCGTCGGTATTCGGAAACGAAGTCACGGCCCGTGCGTTCTATGAAGCCTTCTTCGGAAAATGA